One window from the genome of Canis aureus isolate CA01 chromosome 18, VMU_Caureus_v.1.0, whole genome shotgun sequence encodes:
- the PRPS1L1 gene encoding LOW QUALITY PROTEIN: ribose-phosphate pyrophosphokinase 3 (The sequence of the model RefSeq protein was modified relative to this genomic sequence to represent the inferred CDS: inserted 1 base in 1 codon; deleted 2 bases in 2 codons; substituted 1 base at 1 genomic stop codon) yields MPDIKIFSGSSHQDLSQEIAHHLGLELCRLVTKKFSDQETCVEMGKSERGEDNYTVQSGCGHTSDGLMELLIMINTCKIASAHWVTAVIPCFPYARQGKKDKSRXPIPAKLVADMLSVAGADHIIPTGLHASQIXGFTCLDLHTSQIQGFFDIPVDHVRAEPAVLKCIRESISEWRNCTVVSPDRCPWGAKRVTSFTDRLNVDFALIHKEQKKANNMDFRVLVGALRDRVAILMDDMADTCGTICHAADKLLSAGATRVYSILTHGISSGPAIPRINSACFEAVVVMNITPQEEKMKHCSKIQVIDISMILAEAIRRTHNGESVSYLFSHVPL; encoded by the exons ATGCCAGACATCAAAATCTTCAGTGGCAGCTCCCACCAGGACTTATCCCAGGAAATTGCCCACCACCTGGGGCTGGAGCTCTGCAGGCTGGTGACCAAGAAATTCAGTGACCAGGAGACCTGCGTGGAAATGGGCAAGAGCGAGCGAGGAGAGGACAACTACACGGTGCAGAGCGGCTGCGGCCACACCAGCGACGGCCTAATGGAGCTGTTGATCATGATCAACACCTGCAAGATCGCTTCTGCCCACTGGGTTACTGCAGTCATCCCGTGCTTCCCTTATGCCCGGCAGGGTAAGAAAGATAAGAGCC GCCCCATACCTGCCAAGCTTGTTGCAGATATGCTGTCTGTAGCAGGTGCAGATCATATCATCCCCACGGGTTTACATGCTTCTCAAATTTAGGGCTTTACATGCTTGGACTTACACACTTCTCAAATTCAGGGCTTTTTTGACATCCCAGTAGACCATGTGCGTGCAGAGCCAGCTGTCCTCAAGTGCATA AGGGAGAGTATCTCTGAGTGGAGGAACTGCACTGTCGTCTCACCAGACAGATGCCCCTGGGGAGCCAAGAGAGTGACCTCCTTCACTGACAGGTTGAACGTGGACTTCGCCTTGATTCACAAGGAACAGAAGAAGGCCAATAACATGGACTTTAGGGTGCTAGTGGGAGCCTTGAGGGACCGTGTGGCTATCCTCATGGATGACATGGCTGACACCTGTGGCACCATCTGTCATGCAGCTGACAAACTTCTCTCAGCTGGAGCCACCAGAGTTTACTC AATCTTGACTCACGGAATCTCTTCTGGCCCGGCCATTCCTCGCATCAACAGTGCATGCTTTGAAGCAGTAGTAGTCATGAATATCACACCTCAGGAGGAGAAGATGAAGCACTGCTCCAAAATACAGGTGATCGACATCTCCATGATCCTCGCCGAAGCCATCAGAAGAACTCACAATGGGGAGTCT GTTTCCTACCTATTCAGCCATGTCCCTTTATAA